A genomic segment from Mesoaciditoga lauensis cd-1655R = DSM 25116 encodes:
- a CDS encoding transketolase-like TK C-terminal-containing protein translates to MNFEELEILKDVTGQLIDFTLNLRQSGHPGGSRSKMHMLWAMLLSGKMKYDIRHPENPLSDRFILSAGHTVPLIYASLALIGEAFKKRFEETKDEKFKIDPSRIVLLEDLLRFRHRGGLSGHAEFSGKTLFLKFNTGPSGHGLPPSVGEAFALKRAGLSDVKVWAIEGEGGLTPGASHESKNSAWALGLDNLYWLIDWNNYGIDNRPTSSVVHGTPDDWFLPYGWNVVGCENGHDWKCVLGAFDKIEQNKKERTPNVMWFKTRKGYEYGIYDNKSHGTPHKANSEIFWKTREKFMQKYNVDFVGFQKPAPAGKAFAEQTYQNLQIALNVVLENEELVKHLTDEMVSIAESIPQKKVTLNAGIFKDKELFDYKKYPEEIFFEPGTKAANRNALRKWGAWINAMSKRKYDRPLFLAASADLAESTNISGFAEPFEDFKGYGWYEKEKNPDGVLLPQEITEFTNAGISCGVVSVNLSDKPFEEFNGFYMATSTYGSFSYLKYGEYRLFSQMAQDCPVKLGKVLWIAGHSGPETADDSRTHFGIFSPVVTQLFPKGHIINLYPWEANEVPVLLAAAFSTDIPIVALHLTRPPIEIPNREKLRIPSHFEAARGAYILRDFKEGRKDGTILVRGTMSTYNLLKVIDELDEKYNLKIVAIPSKELFDMQSSEYREKVLPWEDWKNSMVITNESLKAVEDWIATKKNAEYCLSSDWDGKWRSGGTLDEVIEEAHLDPENILRGVERFVKKA, encoded by the coding sequence TACGATATACGCCATCCTGAAAATCCTCTGTCCGATAGGTTTATTCTAAGTGCGGGCCATACTGTTCCTTTGATCTACGCATCGTTAGCGCTTATCGGAGAAGCTTTCAAGAAGCGATTTGAAGAAACGAAAGATGAAAAGTTCAAAATAGATCCATCACGTATAGTGCTGTTGGAAGATCTCTTGAGATTCAGGCATAGGGGAGGACTTTCGGGGCACGCTGAATTTTCTGGAAAAACCCTCTTTCTTAAATTCAACACAGGTCCTTCTGGCCACGGCTTGCCACCGTCGGTGGGGGAAGCTTTTGCACTAAAACGCGCTGGACTTTCGGATGTTAAGGTGTGGGCAATAGAAGGAGAAGGCGGCTTAACACCTGGTGCATCGCACGAATCAAAAAACTCCGCATGGGCCTTAGGATTGGACAATCTTTATTGGCTGATCGACTGGAACAACTACGGTATAGATAACAGGCCGACAAGTTCTGTGGTTCACGGAACGCCAGATGATTGGTTCCTCCCGTATGGTTGGAATGTCGTTGGGTGTGAAAATGGCCATGATTGGAAATGTGTATTGGGCGCTTTCGATAAAATTGAGCAAAACAAGAAAGAACGCACCCCAAATGTTATGTGGTTTAAAACACGTAAGGGATATGAATACGGAATTTATGATAACAAATCTCACGGCACGCCTCATAAAGCGAATTCTGAAATTTTCTGGAAAACGCGGGAAAAATTCATGCAAAAGTACAATGTGGACTTTGTTGGATTCCAAAAACCGGCACCCGCAGGTAAAGCGTTCGCGGAACAAACGTATCAAAATTTACAGATAGCACTCAATGTTGTTTTAGAGAACGAAGAATTGGTAAAACATCTCACAGATGAAATGGTAAGCATAGCAGAAAGCATTCCTCAGAAAAAAGTAACACTCAACGCTGGTATATTCAAGGACAAAGAGCTATTCGATTATAAAAAATATCCAGAAGAGATCTTCTTCGAACCGGGAACAAAAGCCGCTAACAGAAATGCCTTGAGAAAATGGGGAGCCTGGATAAATGCCATGAGCAAACGGAAATACGATCGTCCCCTCTTCCTGGCCGCATCGGCGGACTTAGCCGAATCAACGAATATATCCGGTTTTGCAGAACCATTTGAAGATTTTAAGGGATACGGTTGGTACGAAAAAGAGAAAAATCCAGATGGTGTGCTACTTCCCCAGGAGATCACTGAATTCACAAATGCCGGGATTTCTTGTGGCGTGGTAAGTGTCAATTTATCTGACAAGCCATTTGAAGAGTTTAACGGTTTTTACATGGCCACTTCGACGTACGGTTCATTTTCTTATTTGAAGTACGGTGAATACAGGCTATTTTCCCAAATGGCACAGGATTGCCCTGTAAAGTTGGGCAAAGTGCTTTGGATAGCTGGACATTCCGGTCCAGAAACGGCAGATGATTCCCGAACCCACTTTGGAATATTCTCACCTGTCGTCACTCAGCTATTCCCAAAGGGACACATAATAAACCTGTACCCATGGGAAGCGAACGAAGTGCCGGTTTTGCTTGCAGCGGCATTTTCAACAGACATTCCGATAGTGGCACTTCATCTCACGCGACCTCCGATAGAGATTCCAAACAGAGAAAAGCTTCGCATTCCTTCCCACTTTGAAGCGGCAAGAGGAGCGTACATTTTGAGAGATTTCAAGGAAGGAAGGAAAGATGGAACGATATTGGTGAGAGGAACCATGTCTACCTACAATTTACTTAAAGTAATAGACGAATTAGATGAAAAGTACAATTTAAAGATAGTGGCTATTCCTTCAAAAGAACTCTTCGATATGCAAAGTTCTGAATATAGAGAAAAAGTCCTTCCATGGGAAGATTGGAAGAATTCGATGGTTATAACAAACGAATCGCTTAAGGCCGTCGAAGATTGGATAGCCACGAAAAAGAATGCCGAATATTGCCTTTCATCGGATTGGGATGGCAAATGGAGAAGCGGGGGTACCCTCGATGAAGTTATAGAAGAAGCCCACTTAGATCCTGAAAATATATTGAGAGGGGTAGAAAGGTTCGTAAAAAAGGCGTAA